From Penicillium psychrofluorescens genome assembly, chromosome: 6, one genomic window encodes:
- a CDS encoding uncharacterized protein (ID:PFLUO_008949-T1.cds;~source:funannotate) has product MPPRLRISPSLRRQVLQCQHNELQLIRCASSAAATTPVTPAAPIEQMTRSPAPISRTPPTQPPSHRNPEYRRSQLLRQYTSLLRTSPLLVLFQHNNLKSMEWASIRRELTIALQKVDEKIASEGRTSAPLAPHIKLQTVQTSIFEVALRIVEYFRPSAASLGLGQPPSAVNPATQTSAEIPALSGSRDDPALTHDLSRTAHAAIKHMKGKHELSTILVGPIAALSIPTVSPEHMKAALSILVPKESGFPGPTRKANPAYHEPIVQNGLQKLNLLAARVDGKLFDLDETKWIGSIEGGMDGLRSQLVMALQSMGSSVTNTLEGAGKSLYLTMESRRSVLEDEQKGPEEGEKKNGSS; this is encoded by the coding sequence ATGCCTCCCCGGTTACGcatctcgccgtcgctgCGTCGACAAGTTCTTCAATGCCAACATAATGAGCTCCAACTTATCCggtgcgccagcagcgccgcggcCACCACACCGGTCACCCCGGCCGCGCCCATCGAACAAATGACCCGTTCGCCAGCCCCAATCTCCCGAACTCCTCCTACCCAGCCGCCCTCGCATCGCAACCCAGAGTACCGCCGGTCACAGCTTCTGCGGCAATACACGTCCTTACTGCGGACCTCCCCTCTCCTGGTGCTGTTCCAGCACAACAACCTCAAATCCATGGAATGGGCATCTATCCGCCGCGAACTCACCATTGCCCTACAGAAAgtggacgagaagatcgcATCGGAGGGCCGGACCTCTGCGCCCCTGGCACCACACATCAAGCTGCAAACCGTGCAGACCAGCATCTTCGAGGTGGCCCTGCGCATTGTGGAGTATTTCCGGCCGAGCGCGGCCTCGCTGGGGCTGGGACAGCCGCCTAGCGCTGTTAACCCGGCGACGCAGACCTCTGCCGAAATCCCTGCCCTCTCTGGCTCGAGAGATGACCCAGCCCTGACGCACGACTTGTCTCGCACCGCCCATGCCGCGATCAAGCATATGAAGGGCAAACACGAACTGTCGACCATCCTTGTTGGTCCTATCGCTGCTCTTTCGATCCCCACCGTCTCGCCGGAACACATGAAAGCGGCATTATCAATTCTTGTGCCCAAGGAGTCCGGGTTCCCCGGTCCCACCAGAAAGGCAAACCCGGCCTACCACGAACCCATCGTGCAGAATGGTCTTCAGAAGCTCAACTTGTTGGCTGCGCGTGTGGATGGCAAGCTCTTTGATCTCGATGAGACGAAGTGGATCGGTAGCATTGAGGGGGGCATGGATGGTCTCCGCTCACAGCTGGTCATGGCCTTGCAGAGCATGGGATCTAGCGTTACGAATACGTTGGAGGGTGCTGGGAAGAGCCTCTACCTTACCATGGAGAGCCGGAGGAGCGTGCTGGAGGACGAGCAGAAGGGTCCAGAGgaaggtgagaagaagaatggtTCGTCTTAA
- a CDS encoding uncharacterized protein (ID:PFLUO_008950-T1.cds;~source:funannotate): protein MLSPQSEKPEPVSISPLLQRLAYPGTAEIRVSAEDIASAFALIFEDRLSMIQTAALLTLLHSTRKDKEAEVIAKCSHRMREAACQVEKDSLKKVVKARGKQEGNYNGGLCDIVGTGGDSHSTFNISTTASIVASPLLMTAKHGNRAQTSFSGSADVLNAIQPVPPKLTAVTAESMVKVYEETNYAFLFAPNFHPGMMYADPVRRSLGLRTIFNLMGPLANPVDWALEARVVGVAYQALGPVFIEALRQSGAKKALVVCGQEDMDEISCAGKTNCWRLSEYPNPAYNKSSAGEQDCSSDDEEEVSRTLVKLETFQLHPSDFGLPVHPLTSVYGRKMPKENAAKLMAILRNELPREDPILEFVLMNVAALLVTSGICEAETSNMGPGDDGKVITERGPGGGRWKEGVRRARWAIESGSSLKCLEQFIEVTNRL from the exons ATGCTGTCTCCCCAATCAGAGAAGCCCGAGCCGGTCTCGATCTCCCCcctgctccagcgcctggCCTATCCTGGCACAGCGGAGATCCGAGTCAGCGCTGAGGATATTGCCTCTGCCTTCGCTTTGATCTTCGAGGATCGCCTGTCGATGATCCAGACCGCAGCGCTATTGACTCTATTACACTCCACAcgcaaggacaaggaggccgaagTCATTGCAAAATGCTCGCACCGCATGCGAGAAGCTGCATGCcaggtggagaaggactCGTTGAAGAAAGTGGTCAAAGCCCGTGGCAAACAAGAGGGCAACTACAATGGCGGATTG TGCGATATCGTCGGCACCGGCGGTGACTCACATTCGACCTTCAACATCTCTACGACGGCCTCAATCGTGGCCTCCCCGCTCCTGATGACCGCCAAACACGGCAATCGCGCTCAGACTTCGTTCTCAGGGTCTGCCGACGTCCTCAAtgccatccagcccgtgcCTCCCAAGCTGACGGCTGTCACTGCCGAGAGTATGGTGAAAGTGTACGAGGAGACAAACTATGCGTTCTTGTTTGCGCCCAATTTCCACCCGGGAATGATGTACGCCGACCCCGTGCGCCGCTCCCTCGGTCTTCGAACCATTTTCAACCTGATGGGCCCGCTCGCAAACCCAGTCGATTGGGCACTGGAAGCGCGCGTTGTTGGCGTGGCGTACCAGGCACTGGGGCCAGTTTTCATCGAGGCTCTGAGGCAAAGTGGAGCCAAGAAAGCGCTGGTGGTCTGCGGTCAAGAGGATATGGATGAGATCAGCTGCGCGGGCAAGACAAATTGCTGGAGACTCTCCGAGTACCCCAACCCGGCGTACAACAAGTCGTCGGCTGGCGAGCAAGACTGCTCGagtgacgacgaggaggaggtatCTCGCACCTTGGTCAAGCTGGAGACTTTCCAGCTGCATCCGTCGGACTTTGGTCTGCCCGTCCATCCTCTCACGTCTGTGTACGGACGCAAGATGCCAAAGGAGAACGCCGCGAAGCTGATGGCCATTCTCCGCAATGAGCTGCCGCGTGAAGATCCGATCTTGGAGTTCGTGCTCATGAATGTGGCTGCTCTGCTGGTCACCTCTGGCATATGTGAGGCAGAGACCAGCAACATGGGCCCCGGGGATGACGGCAAGGTCATCACGGAGCGTGGGCCTGGTGGCGGTCGCTGGAAAGAAGGTGTGCGACGGGCACGCTGGGCCATCGAGAGCGGCTCCTCTCTTAAGTGCCTGGAGCAGTTCATCGAAGTCACCAACCGACTATGA
- a CDS encoding uncharacterized protein (ID:PFLUO_008951-T1.cds;~source:funannotate), with amino-acid sequence MSREAYQVPSMGAQQNTFGTETGGFGGAMAVDTPSVVYLCGECSARVPLKRGDQIRCKDCGHRVLYKERTKRMVQFEAR; translated from the exons ATGTCTCGCGAAGCCTACCAAGTCCCCTCGATGGGCGCCCAACAAAACACCTTCGGCACGGAGACCGGCGGCTTCGGAGGCGCCATGGCGGTCGACACTCCCTCCGTGGTCTATCTCTGTGGCGAATGCTCTGCGCGCGTGCCACTGAAGCGCGGCGACCAGATTCGGTGCAAGGATTGTGGGCATCGTGTGCTGTACAAGGAGCGGACGAAGcg AATGGTCCAGTTCGAGGCTCGGTGA